The following proteins are encoded in a genomic region of Sneathiella marina:
- a CDS encoding DNA-binding domain-containing protein, whose product MSINHLQKSFSGALLNPENLLPTEIMVRDGIDIAKRFSVYQNNVVSSLITALKTAFPTVLKIVGDEFFSAMAAVFVRKYPPKSPVLMLYGDMFPDFLSKFEPVADLHYLPEVAYLEQLRRQVYHAADKDSVSQLAFAEISEAEFQSLVLSIHPASAFAVFKYPVASIWHWNNAETAAVKPEIPSNGEEVLVWRLENDVRMRLLSVGTVSFIRNLQCKLSLGESAERASEIEGFDLTSAIAALIETGLVTAINRG is encoded by the coding sequence ATGTCCATTAATCATTTGCAGAAGTCATTTTCTGGTGCGCTGCTAAATCCGGAAAATCTGCTACCTACGGAAATTATGGTTCGTGACGGCATTGATATTGCTAAACGATTTTCTGTCTATCAAAATAATGTTGTATCAAGCCTTATTACGGCCCTCAAGACAGCCTTTCCAACAGTATTGAAAATTGTAGGAGATGAGTTTTTTAGTGCCATGGCAGCAGTATTCGTTCGGAAGTATCCGCCAAAGTCGCCTGTTTTGATGCTTTATGGCGATATGTTTCCAGACTTTCTGTCGAAGTTTGAACCGGTTGCAGATCTTCATTACCTACCTGAGGTGGCCTATCTCGAACAGTTGCGGCGACAGGTCTATCATGCGGCGGATAAGGATTCCGTCTCGCAGCTTGCCTTTGCCGAGATTTCCGAGGCAGAATTTCAATCTCTGGTTCTTTCTATTCATCCGGCTTCGGCATTTGCCGTTTTCAAGTACCCAGTTGCCTCCATCTGGCATTGGAACAATGCAGAGACGGCGGCGGTGAAACCCGAAATTCCCTCCAATGGTGAAGAGGTTTTGGTCTGGCGGCTGGAAAATGATGTCAGAATGCGCCTTCTCTCTGTCGGTACTGTAAGTTTTATAAGAAATCTTCAGTGTAAATTGTCACTTGGTGAAAGCGCTGAAAGAGCAAGTGAGATTGAGGGATTTGACCTTACGAGTGCGATTGCAGCATTAATTGAAACCGGGCTGGTAACAGCCATAAACCGAGGATAA
- a CDS encoding DUF2282 domain-containing protein — protein MASKTLTAVALAGAVTAALSTVALTTNTVEAAAKEKCFGVSLAGENDCAAGPGTTCAGTSTVDYQGNAWKLVPKGSCLSMELPKDSNGNAREGSLSELDRDPAA, from the coding sequence ATGGCTTCAAAAACACTGACAGCAGTTGCTTTGGCGGGAGCTGTGACCGCTGCTTTGTCAACCGTTGCACTTACTACGAATACTGTAGAAGCAGCAGCAAAGGAAAAATGTTTCGGCGTTTCGCTGGCAGGAGAAAACGATTGTGCGGCTGGTCCAGGTACGACGTGTGCCGGAACATCAACAGTTGACTACCAAGGAAACGCTTGGAAACTGGTTCCTAAGGGAAGCTGTCTTTCAATGGAATTACCCAAAGATAGTAACGGGAATGCGCGAGAAGGATCTCTGTCCGAACTAGATCGTGATCCAGCGGCCTAA
- a CDS encoding cation transporter, whose protein sequence is MGDSCCEKQIDVSALKDRQRRVLIQVLLINAATFVMMICAAYFSGSSSLLSGALDNFGDALTYALSLAVVGASIAMKARVALFKGLLIFGAAAAVAVQVAWRVSNVEVPIFETMGVAALLNLGANLLCLRLLYPYRNGDVNMTSVWECSRNDVMEGLAVIAATLAVWAFSSGWPDILIAIALVILFLRSASRVLRSAWRELYPRSAAA, encoded by the coding sequence TTGGGCGATAGTTGCTGTGAAAAACAGATTGATGTGAGTGCTCTGAAGGACCGTCAGCGGCGGGTCTTGATTCAGGTTCTTTTGATCAACGCTGCAACTTTTGTAATGATGATATGCGCAGCTTACTTCAGTGGGTCCTCGTCCCTGTTGTCAGGGGCATTGGATAATTTTGGTGATGCGCTGACATATGCACTAAGTTTGGCCGTCGTGGGGGCGAGCATTGCCATGAAAGCGCGTGTTGCATTGTTTAAAGGCCTTCTGATATTCGGTGCCGCGGCGGCGGTGGCCGTTCAGGTTGCGTGGCGGGTGTCAAATGTTGAAGTCCCTATTTTTGAAACCATGGGCGTAGCCGCACTCCTCAATCTTGGGGCAAATCTCTTGTGTTTGCGTTTATTGTATCCTTATCGAAATGGTGACGTAAATATGACGTCGGTATGGGAATGCTCGCGCAATGACGTTATGGAAGGACTTGCGGTCATTGCGGCAACATTGGCTGTCTGGGCGTTTAGCTCCGGATGGCCGGATATATTGATTGCAATTGCACTGGTGATTTTATTCCTGCGCTCTGCCAGCCGTGTTCTCAGAAGTGCCTGGCGAGAACTCTATCCTCGCTCAGCCGCAGCGTAA
- a CDS encoding AraC family transcriptional regulator — MDTLDDVLDTLDLKGAFYFRTNFSPPWAVEVPELQQAARFHLVVEGRLHIRFPSSGEQTVLGPGDLIVIPRGRSHILSDEAGKTAPSLETVLADAGYTGDGVLAVGDGEPHAKTKLICGHFSFRPEADHPILNALPDFQVMTASMRAENATLDEVIRMLVRQVFSGSKVGSAASVTRLSEVMFIELLRIGIENNKHLETVLSAFSDSQISQSLSLMHSRPEHLWTVESLAREIGMSRSRFANRFQSLLKMGPMSYLADWRLQKSLFLLHNSKKSVQEISSDSGYQSPAAFTRAFSDKFGIAPTKYRKSA; from the coding sequence ATGGATACACTTGATGATGTTTTAGATACACTTGATTTGAAGGGGGCATTCTATTTTCGAACCAACTTTTCGCCTCCCTGGGCCGTTGAAGTTCCTGAATTGCAGCAAGCAGCCCGATTTCACCTGGTCGTAGAGGGGCGGCTGCATATTCGATTTCCCTCTTCTGGTGAGCAAACTGTATTAGGCCCTGGGGATTTAATTGTGATCCCGAGAGGCCGCTCACATATTTTATCTGATGAAGCTGGTAAAACGGCGCCTTCTTTGGAAACAGTTCTCGCTGACGCTGGCTATACAGGGGACGGTGTTCTTGCAGTTGGTGATGGCGAGCCTCATGCTAAAACAAAACTCATATGCGGTCATTTTAGTTTCCGTCCCGAGGCAGATCATCCGATCCTAAATGCGTTACCTGATTTTCAGGTTATGACGGCATCAATGCGCGCTGAAAATGCCACATTGGACGAGGTCATCCGGATGTTAGTAAGACAGGTGTTCTCTGGAAGCAAAGTCGGGTCTGCGGCATCCGTGACAAGGTTATCGGAGGTCATGTTTATCGAATTGCTTAGAATTGGCATTGAGAACAACAAGCATTTGGAAACTGTACTTTCCGCCTTTAGTGATAGTCAGATAAGCCAGTCCCTGTCTCTGATGCATTCAAGGCCAGAGCATCTGTGGACTGTAGAAAGCTTGGCCCGTGAAATCGGAATGTCACGCAGCCGTTTCGCCAATCGTTTTCAATCCCTTCTAAAGATGGGCCCTATGTCCTATCTTGCGGACTGGAGGTTGCAGAAATCTCTTTTCCTTTTGCACAATTCGAAGAAATCCGTCCAAGAAATTTCTTCTGACTCCGGGTATCAGTCCCCAGCTGCCTTCACGCGCGCTTTTTCTGACAAATTTGGTATAGCGCCGACGAAATATAGAAAATCAGCGTAA
- a CDS encoding DoxX family protein — protein sequence MAKLMSTVSNVYAAVFGPLETMLQNWLPGLAARLIFSSVLLAFFWQSALTKIGDSIFSPSVGAYAQIFPKALEAAEYDTDQLSSLHTVIVFAATYAEFILPALILVGLATRLASIGMAVMIIIMSIVDIFGHNIDAKTIGQLFDRVQDSVIMDQRLLWMFPLIYLVVKGPGLISLDQIFVSVFGQSRDQRMSMSN from the coding sequence ATGGCCAAACTTATGAGTACCGTCAGTAATGTTTATGCCGCCGTGTTCGGACCATTAGAAACAATGCTGCAAAACTGGCTTCCTGGTCTTGCGGCGCGCCTTATTTTCTCAAGCGTCCTCCTTGCTTTCTTTTGGCAATCCGCACTGACGAAGATCGGAGATAGTATATTCTCGCCTTCCGTTGGCGCGTACGCACAGATTTTCCCCAAAGCGCTGGAAGCAGCAGAATATGACACAGACCAACTGTCTTCACTGCATACGGTCATAGTTTTTGCTGCAACATATGCTGAATTTATTCTTCCAGCCTTGATACTTGTTGGTCTGGCGACACGCCTAGCTTCGATTGGTATGGCTGTAATGATAATTATCATGAGTATCGTCGATATCTTCGGACATAATATTGATGCCAAGACAATTGGTCAGCTGTTTGATCGTGTGCAAGATAGTGTTATCATGGATCAGCGGTTATTGTGGATGTTTCCATTAATCTACCTCGTTGTTAAAGGGCCTGGTTTGATCTCACTTGATCAGATTTTCGTCTCAGTCTTTGGTCAGTCCAGGGATCAGAGAATGTCAATGTCAAATTAG
- a CDS encoding DUF692 domain-containing protein yields MNALESTIPPHSLLRAGAGFKPEHFEEILQGNHKSSLFEIHAENYMGAGGRPHQVLESLRADYPISCHGVGLSIGSAEGLDPAHLKRLKKICDRYEPVLFSEHLAWSSHNGSFLNDLLPLPYTEETVKLVSGHIDQIQNCLGRQMLLENPSLYLSFHQNSLSEIEFLKEVTSHTGCGLLLDVNNVFVSATNLGFDAQEYIAGFPVDLVQEIHLAGFSKDPETTDNSLLIDAHNREVAEPVWQLYTNLIGRIGSIPTIIEWDSDIPRWNILSAEVQKAEQILRAALPLHEALNVH; encoded by the coding sequence ATGAATGCTCTTGAATCAACTATACCGCCACACTCATTACTGCGAGCTGGCGCTGGTTTTAAACCGGAGCATTTTGAAGAGATCCTTCAGGGAAATCACAAATCCAGTTTGTTCGAAATTCATGCAGAAAATTATATGGGGGCCGGCGGCAGACCTCATCAAGTTCTCGAAAGTCTTCGCGCCGACTATCCAATTTCCTGCCATGGCGTTGGACTGTCAATTGGATCTGCGGAGGGGCTTGATCCAGCTCACTTGAAACGATTAAAAAAGATTTGCGACAGATATGAGCCAGTACTGTTTTCCGAGCATCTTGCCTGGAGTAGCCATAACGGTAGTTTTCTCAACGATTTACTGCCGCTGCCCTATACGGAAGAAACTGTTAAACTGGTGAGCGGTCACATTGACCAAATTCAGAATTGCCTTGGTCGACAGATGCTTCTGGAAAACCCTTCTTTATATCTTTCTTTCCATCAGAATAGCCTTTCGGAAATCGAATTCTTAAAAGAAGTCACTTCCCACACAGGGTGTGGTTTGTTGTTGGACGTGAACAATGTCTTTGTTTCGGCGACCAACCTCGGGTTTGATGCTCAAGAATATATTGCTGGATTTCCAGTCGACCTGGTTCAAGAAATCCACCTTGCAGGTTTTTCAAAAGATCCAGAGACGACGGACAATTCTTTGCTAATAGATGCTCATAATCGGGAAGTAGCGGAACCTGTTTGGCAGCTCTATACGAATTTGATCGGACGCATAGGATCTATTCCAACTATCATCGAATGGGATAGTGATATTCCTCGCTGGAACATATTGAGCGCAGAAGTTCAAAAAGCTGAGCAGATCTTGAGGGCAGCATTGCCGTTACATGAGGCCCTCAATGTCCATTAA
- a CDS encoding YHS domain-containing (seleno)protein has protein sequence MIKFLRTVLVGLALSTAFLTSAFAAGNDVNATTTGLAMRGFDPVSYFQDSGPVAGDLKYTAEYNGATYRFASKANKEEFEADPVAFAPAYGGYCAFGTAMGFKFDGDPSIWKIVDKKLYLNLSPAVQKRWVSEEADFIAQADTNWVNIKDTAPEALQK, from the coding sequence ATGATTAAGTTCTTACGGACCGTTCTAGTTGGTCTTGCTCTATCTACCGCATTCCTTACCTCAGCCTTCGCGGCAGGAAACGATGTAAATGCTACAACAACTGGTCTTGCAATGCGTGGATTTGATCCGGTTTCCTATTTTCAAGATAGCGGCCCTGTCGCCGGTGATCTAAAATACACTGCCGAGTATAACGGCGCGACATACCGATTTGCTTCCAAAGCCAACAAAGAAGAATTTGAAGCTGATCCAGTTGCTTTCGCGCCAGCATATGGTGGGTACTGCGCTTTTGGTACAGCCATGGGATTTAAATTTGATGGCGATCCTTCTATCTGGAAGATTGTTGACAAGAAATTGTACTTGAACCTTTCTCCAGCAGTTCAAAAACGCTGGGTAAGCGAAGAAGCTGACTTTATTGCGCAGGCTGACACTAATTGGGTCAATATTAAAGACACAGCGCCAGAAGCCTTGCAGAAATAG